The following DNA comes from Meleagris gallopavo isolate NT-WF06-2002-E0010 breed Aviagen turkey brand Nicholas breeding stock chromosome 13, Turkey_5.1, whole genome shotgun sequence.
TAGAGAGTCCACAATGTGCTTCATTATCAGGAATCAGTTCCATACATACATCTACTCAGAAAAGTGAATAAAAGTGGCacattccttcatttctgtttaccaataacagaaaaaaaaaaaaaaaaagaattgtataTACTGTATGCAACGTACTGAGTGAACCATTAATATGTTGAAATGCTCCAAACAACAATCATTGTTGAAAAGCTTTCAATCAAGTCAGACTTAGCTGATAGAAGTGCAAGAACACATAAATTACGTTCATCATTAACAGAATTCAGTAGCCAGTTGACAACTCTCCATTTAGGCAGTTACATAAAATCAGATTCAATCATCTTAAAGAGCATCCCAAACGTGGAGTTGATTGCAACTACCTTTACAACCCATCTCCCAGCCCTTTGTTGGGCTGATGTACCATCCTATGTTGGGATATTAGAAAAATTAGCAACTGAAATTATACATGAACAGAAAACACAGGTAGAGACGTTATAGTGGCAGAGGAGTTCTTATTCCAGGCATTACTAATGGTTTAGAGAGTACCAAAGAGAGGCAAGTCCATCAGAGCCCTTCTGGTTCACGCAGCCAGTGGGCTGAACAGGCAGAAATAGCATCTATTGGAATTGTCGAAGATTGACCAAACAGAgaatcctttccttttctctctgccaCAGCAAATGTGacctctttaaaagaaaatttaccAATTCAAGTGTGAAGATAAAAAGAACAATAACCAGTCCCCAGAGAAGGCTACTTCCCATCCACATACCTGAGGGACCTTGCCATACCACTGCTGCATCTTTCCTTTTACTACTCTTTTagctggagaaaggaaggcagTGATCTGGCGGAGACcagcaaagcaaacaggaaGACCATGTGGATAGGGAAAATTACTCTCCTTGGCAGTCACTTGCTATGCAATCTGCCTAAAGTGTTTGCAATCACATGTGGGGAGGCAAAATAAGGCCAGTACACAGATGTAAAAGTGCACAGGAGAGAGGCAACAAAGGCCTCCAGTGCAGATACCGAGCTGCAGATAGATTAGATCTTGATCTTGATCTAAGCAGTTCCAAACTGTAAGAGTTGTGAGCAGTGGTTAACAGAGCAATTGTCCTCTAAACCCTGCTGTTGCTAAATGGGTCCAGAGGGTCTCATGTTATAATGCTTCATTAAGCTCAAACCATATGTTCTGTAAGCACTTGAACCTGTACAACTCAAGCAGGTCATATGAAGCATTAAGAAAAACTCAGCAACAGATGCCCATTTTTAGCACAGCCTAGTACAAAAGAGTTGAAACCTACTGAGAGTCACCAGCCCTTATATGATAGCAAGTATTTCTGTGGATTTTTTCCGATTTCTATCTTGAataaatttcttcatttatttcaaatcttACTGGGAAAATCTGAGACTTTTCAGTCTCTCTCCTTGTTTGATATCCTTTTCTCAAGTTACTATAAATTTACTCTGTTTCCTGGGTTAAGCTGGGGACATTGCAGGCAACAAGAACTAGTACTTAGTCATGCTTGTGTACTCTATCCTATTCGTCAGAACAAGAGAATTCCACACTCATGTAAGAAACCTCCTGTCCTCCAGCTCTGTCCCTTACACTAAGGTAAGACAATATTTGACAAACTGTCCAGACACAAGGTTCTTCTCAGATATCCAACCACTATTCTTCATTGGCTACTTCTATGTAGCCAAGTTGAAAACATGAACACCAAACTGCCACTTTACTAATGGAGAAGCCTGATGGCCCCCAGAGACAATAACAATACCTGACTGCCTCTTACATGTGTTAGCACTGCTTTGCCAGGTATAGGTGCCACACTTCACATCTGATACTCGTTCCTCTAATGATTGGAGTTGAGAACAATTCACTTAATTTGTGCCTCACCTTAGTTATCAGTAGTTCATTACATTTCTTGAAACAACAACACGGCATCTAGAGGCTTCCCAGTATTAAAACTGGAAACTTTTGGGTGGAATACATTTATTCCCACTCCTTTGTTTCAAACACATTTCTTACTTTTGAGCATGCACCTCTGATTACTTGGTAAAAGCACTGTTATTATTTTCAAGGATGTGAAAGGAGACCTGCTGCCACATAAACACAAACTGCTACTACCTCAAACACCCCATGATACAAATGCAGCATGCTACTGTCCTTCCTGCTGCCTGTGGGATGGAGAAACCCCAGATTTGTCTGGCCTAGCAATATGAAATAACTGTTCTATTAGATGCAGTGCCTACCTCTTTGAATCTGACTCTGATCAATACAAAGCACAAGATCAATATGAAGCAATTCAGTCTGTGCACAGTACTGGATTAGTAGAGCGGAAATCAAGGGAGAAGATTGCTATTCTTTTTAGGAAGTATTCCACTTCACCACGACTGCTTAAGAACAAGTCACTTATAAGAAAGCATTCGAAGTATCTAAAATACtttaacaaataaaatacaaagtatttGTTAAATACAGCACGCTTAGCAATGTTATGattgaaacaaaaagcagaaaactaaGGAAAAAGTGAGCTTTTTGATTTACAAAGAACCTCACATACGAAGAATGGcttattaaaacacaaaaactcGGGGGTTGGTAGAGTAGGAAGTTACTTGCTCAGAGTTAGGCTTAACTACTTGCAGATTCTAAGGGCTGCTTTGGAGACTGGGAAATAGCCAGGGAAACCATCCTTTTCTGCACAAATGAAATAATGACCAAACCTGTTTAAGAAGTTTGCAGCTTCTTTAAGTCAGCAAGACAAATTTAAGAATTGTGATCTTTGCTGCTAAGCATATTGGATAAATCTAATCtagtttttactttaaaatagataaaatcACTGCATGAGTCTGGATTAAAATTTTTCAGAGTAAAATTTATCAGCTGGGGAGTTTAAGACAACCAGTATTTGAATTCAAAACATGCCAACTTATAACTGATTTGCCAAACTGATCTGATTTTAAGTTCTGTAAAAGATGCTATGGAGACAGCATTTGACTGCATTCATCTCAAGAATGACAGATTTGGTCAAATATCAGGAGGCTTTAGAACTTCCTCCATGTACCTTGCTATTCACAGAGAGTGAAACTCTCTCGCCTTGGCTTCAACACTGcaaaaattaatgtaaaattaaaCACAAGCTGAAGTTAAGACACTGTAGTAACTTGGAAATACATAACTTCATAATTCTCTGTAAAACACCGTGATGCCTGTCTTGTCACTAAGCATTTAGCTTTGACAGTGGTTCAGCTTTGTATCAGTTAACCAAAACACTGACTTCAAAACATATCTCCTTAGTGGGAGATGACACTGCAGACCTCCAGCTTTGCCGCTGACTCAAAAAACATCACATAGCTTCACTTATGGACTCCTTTCTTGACACACAACTGAAATATCCTGTAGTTTTGCTAAGCTAACTTTAGGTTGCCTCATTAATTACCTCTATTAGAATGAGTTGCTCTGTATGTAGCTTAGATGGTGACTTCCAAGGTTGGTTGTTGGTTTGttatcttttgttgttttgtgggttttttgttcgtcttgttttgcattttttgaggaaaaacCCCTTGAGTTTTAGATATAAAAACATACATGCAGGCATGGTaagaaattaaagcagaatCACATGTATTTTCTGATTAGGCCTCAATTTTAATATAGAATTGTTTCCTAACAAAGTTTCTGTAGTTAGGAAATACTCCAAATATGTACActtacaatattttttattgcaaaatatttggtTTTACATATAGAATAGCAATtacattttcccattttaagTAACTTAACTAAAATATGTAAACAATTAGATGTTGGAATAAGTTGGGATCAGGAATGGACATTTCATATCTACAATTCAAACACTAACAgttctttttccagtattttcttttttgcactttctttttttctctgaaatttaaAATCATCTGACCAATATTCTGGGGAAAACCCTTTTGAAACTAACAATTTTCATACTAATCAGAATTCTGAGTACTAATCCACtattgattctgtgattaagtaTGTGATGTCTTCCCTGAGTAAGCACATAAAACTGAAGCACATGGGAATGGGACACTTGGCTCAGGTGTTCATGCAATGATGTAAACACCCCCCCTAGagtatacatattttaaaaatcagttaaGATGAAGCAAACAAGTACATGCTGCTTGCAGAAGCCCACTAAAGTAAAGGAGTTGCAGAAGCAGACTTGAAgttatcatttttattaacaaatatttcagctgCAGTGCAGTCTCAGAACAGAGCAAAACGCCACTCCGGGCAAACCAAAATTAGGTCTTGAAGCAGAAATAGAGGAGAAGGCAGGAGAGGCAAAGCTATATAATATTACACTGGGAAGATGAAGgctattttattgtgttgctagtagtatttaaaaaaaaaaaaaagctcacaaTGTAACTGACTGTATGGTAGGAATGGATGGAGCATAAGGCTCATATttcttgaaaaacaacaaaagcagacCAAGCTCAGGTTTGGAAAATCACGGTTGCacaagggaaggagaagaaaacaccaTGAAAACTGACATTAACAGTGTACAATTGATAGAATGATTCTGTCTCTTGGCTATTCTTTCTCTGTCTGAGCACTAGTGAGATATTGGCACTAAACATTAAATGATCAACTACTTGGGCACAGCAGACAACAGCCTTTTATTTACAGCAAAGAGAAATTATGATCCACGTTACTTACCAGCTCTCAAATGTTATTGCCAAGATCACAAAGATGCAGCATAACATTAAGTTTACACTTAATTAGCAGAGGAGATCTGTGCAGTACGCTTCCTCCAAATCCACTGAGGTTTTTTCCCTCATGTACCTTTAAATTTGAAGTGACAGATTGTATCATGAGAAAGACAGCTAGAAGAAGCCAACTCTTAGAAGTCACAATTCAGAAAACATTGAAGAGATTGGCAAGTGCTTCACCAAACATTTACATTGAACATGAATTGTTGTTCTGATTAAACATAACAGTAAGTGAAGAATCATTTTCAAAAACTGTTACTCATTGCCTACcagcatttatttataatttttcaaagcacagcCCGTGAGTGCAAGGTATTTGTCCCTAAAACAAGCTACCTTTATGAAATGATGTTACAGAAACATAATAACTCATACTTAATCAAAGAAAAAACCAGGTTCCCTAGCTGCTCTTTGCaccttgttttttttattactattttcatAGCAGGTACGTGCAGACTTCTATGTGTAATTACACTGAGGATGTGATTTTGCTATAAACTGTCACTGTTTCCACTGATGTCAAGAGAAATGACTACGACTAAACAAACCTGTCAAGAACCTAACACTAACTCTTACGTTACTATGTAGACACAGTAAATGCTCAAGTATTTGCATTTGATTCAGTCCAAAACAATGGCTTACTTTCCTGATTAGTGACCAAGTCTTTCTCAGCTACACATGCTTTTATTTGGGAAAAATCTCAAAGAGTTTTTGGAAACTGAGAGGAAAATAAGATATAATGCCTACAAGATCCTATCTCTTGGGTATAGTTGCAACACCATTTTCTCTGCCTTGCACTGATAGGCACAGATTATTCACAGTaggataaatattttaaatacgtAAACCTTCACTTATGAATTTTGGCATTATCAACAACCAAAGTAAATTTCTGTACCTCTGTGACAGAGAACGAGGCATGATTTAACACTCAAACCAGTTTAAAGAAagatttagaaatgaaatacttAAGAGATataaaagcagaactgaaattgGTAGCCACTGTGAGTAATTCTTATAACAACAGTGCTACAAAGTGCATTATACTAAATTTATTCTGGAAATCAGAAGAATCAACCTACaaactaaattttttttctgcattaatttTTCACAGCTGTACTGGCACATATGATTGATACCTACAAGAGAAGGAATATTGTAACAATATTATGAATTTGTAAAAAAACGTACATTTAATTTCAAACTTTGCTATAAGAAAGTCCAAAGTAAAAGTTAGATAGCTACTCCAACTAGCCTTATTAATGATGCCTTAGGCTATAGGCCAAGCAGCCAGCACAAATTTAGCTCAAGTGGCTTAAAGTTATGCCTCCAGGGTTACAAAGCAAGCAGGAGGTTACATCTGCTGACAAACAGAACTGATTTATGGTTTAACCCAATCATCCAGGCTCTAGTATGAATATGTATAAAGTGCTGGTGctcaatttttttaattcttgttgGACAGCAGATCCCATACCCTCATTGCTCTGTAGCACTACAcaggaatggaaaagagaagatcCTTAATTTGATCACATCAAGAACTGGACAGCAAGTCAGTAACATAAATCCTAGTTCAAGACAACCAGCTTAAATCTTTCATAACCCACACAAGGATGCTATAGACCacctctttttctcctcagaatCTCTCTCCTTAATTTAATTTCCAGCTAAACATTTTCACaaataagctaaaaaaaaaagacttaagaCTCACGTAAGACATCTGAAACCTACTTCtgataaagtaaaaataacatgCCCCTTGCTTTTAATAATCCACCTTGAGTTTATTACAAATGTAACGCTGTAACAATGGAAAGTACAGCCATGACAGTACAGTAGCAAAGTCCCAGGCTACAGTAAGCAAGAACTTGCTCAAACACAACGGCTGtaggcacagaaacaaaggaaagaatctgCTTACCTTCaaaaggcctcaggtaggcaggtTTCTCCAGCAAGAAACCCTCACCTCctctgccagcccttaaatgagggctaGGAAGGGGTGcatcctggctccactccttctgAACAAtcaggtgcactgcatgcactgagctcccctgggctggccctgccttcccaccaggtgctcagtcactgcttcaagctataacaaatttctgcatttgtttttgagGATTAAAACTGAAACACGAATCAAAGAAGCGATAAGCACTGTTAGGATGAGCTCTAACAGCGTAGAAATAACTTCAGCAATTTGACTCAGACTACTATTAACACCAGTTTGTAGTTTTgatttaaaagaggaaaaaccaCCACGATTGATTGTATAAGTTGGACTGACTGCTATAACTGCAGTTAACTGAAGTGTGAATAAGTAGGTGGGCAAAAGCTTTCACAGCATTATGGAAATGAATCCGGACTGAGCTATTCAGTGATGCTTTCACTTAGAGTGTCTTGCAACACCTTTACCTAATTGTCCTTGTTGAAACGTTGTGGCTTTGTAATGCAGATTTATTAAACTGGAACTACTGACAGCAAATGCTGGTTGTTataagctgaaaagctctgaACTAATTAtataattaagaaatgttttccattatGCATCCTGTATTATTATACTAGCAGAGGTTAGGAATAGCAAAAAGATCCTATGTCTCTTACAGAGCTCTCTTCTAGGATTTTCACATCTTTATCATTATGTTTTCAGGTCAGACAGGCACACTATATAAGCCAGAAGATTTagcaaaacacagttctttctTACATGTAAGTCCATTGTGCATTGCTTTGGTTTTACAGCAAAAGATAGTACTCAGTGCACACTACTGCTGTGATTAAGCACTCTAGTGTCCAAAGTTTGGGAAAATCTAGGAAAAGAATTCTAATGCACCTTTAGGTAAGTACacaaagaacagcttttcttaAAGCTCTAACCTGCAATCAGgagttttttgttcttctgctggCCCATTCGCTGAGGTTAAGCAATGGCTTTTCCTCCATCTCAGTTTCCCCACCTGTAGAAAGGAGGTAATGACATTTACTTTCTTTCACAATTGCTTTTCGTATATAAGGAGTTCTTCAAAGGAGTGTTGTTACTATGAAATACACATTAATTTCAATTCATCATAGGCCCATACATCGTTGTACTAACATGTTTCTGTTCTCCCTGTTGTTACTGAGAGGACACACATTGATATCAGTCAAGCAAAATtaatgtgtgtgtatttttactAAATAATGactgtaatttctttctttgtttaggGATAAAATATAACATGGGACTCCAGCAACCAAAAAAAGTAAGTCTCTGGAAGTACATAAGGAGAATTGTATCGCTATTCTGAGTTTGGTGTAAGAATAGAGATGGCTCAGGTAACACCACTAGACTAGagatgaagcactgaaacagaaatatgtATCAAAGCTTTGCCATTAAGTGCAAATTTTCCTCTTAATACATGCATTCTACAAGCTACTCAACTTTAGCTTTATGAGCTTTTTTCCTAGGCTGGATGTTGCTAAGAGGTGCTGTAAACTTCGATTAATATTTTGTGAAATTGCACTGAGCAAAGGAGTGTCTTGAGATGCACTTAAAAATAAGCTAAAGAAAAATCCTGGTGAAATTCCTCCATCTAGTGGCTACTAACACGCTCGCAGCAGCAGTGACCGCCCACAGCAGCTACTCAGTTTCAGGCCAAGCCCCAGCGCGAGGCTCGCAAAGGAACAACAGCGCTGCTGCCAGCTGTTATGAAACCAGTGAGATCTGAATGACATCCCTCCATCTCTGTagctccagcctggccttctGGAGGGAGAATTACACTGACAGAACACATTCAAATCGTGACAGTTTCTCGAAACCTGGAGGTTCTTTGTTACCACGCTGTAAATATCTCGGAAGTCTGAATCTGATAAACATGAAATATCAGTGATATCACAAATAAGTAAAATCAAATTTCTGCCACGATGTGAAGGGTAACAGAAATAATGTGTCACATCCTGTATTTTACCTGGACAAAAATTTCAATACACATTCGACCACCATAAGCAGCCTCTCAAGATAAGGAGAGAAGTATCGTTCTCAGCAGCTGAATAGATAGCATCTTGTGTAACAAATCATCAGTTGCTTTCCCAGTCACAAAACCACCACTACCAGAACAGTCAAAGCTTTCAAGAAGCCTGAGTTCTACAGCACAAAGTGCCATAACAAATTGCATAGTACTCTACCAATTTTGTTTCCCATTTGTGTACCTTAAAATTCCTCCAGTATCTTATTTTTCTAGTCACTTAGATGCTATTAGGGGGCAAATAAAGACTggaaaatctgaattttatgATTTATAAAACATCTAAATACGCATTAAATGTTTTTGATAAACAATATACACTGCACAGCTGTATGTGCTCCTCTGTTGAAATACTCCCCATGGTTCCTATGCCACTCCGCTCCCAGATGACTCTCAGAACAGGGCTGACAAGGAGTTCAAGTATATCCAGAACATAATTTCAGCTGTAGAGGCAAAGATTTGTAGACAGGGATTTAATTCAGCTGCTTTGAGAAGCAGGAAGTAGTGGAACACACCCAGGCTGTGTGCCAAGAGGAATATTAACCAGTGAGATCCTCTTAATGAAAGAGAGTGGGTCCCAGAAACTCCTTATCCAGTGACTCACTTTGCTTACTCTGTTCTCACTCTCCTAATCCCAGCCACAGCTTCATTCTTATCACTTGCTGCTTTTCATCAAGTGAGAATTGCTCTGGTCTCCAAACTCACCTCACTCCAGGCTTCCCATGAGTCCCTGTTCATGCTCCTCTCACCCCATCCCTTTCTATTCAATTAAGGCTCCATCTTCCCACTGCAGTTCTTCGTTTCTTTCTTCCCACTCTTTTGCCCTCCACATCCTCACTCCACAAGTCCCGTTACCCTTCTTTCCCTGGAAGATTCACTCTGGGAACAACTGTCCTCTGTGCAAAGATCACATATTGAAAGAAAGGGGGGGGACAAAACATGGAACAGGCAGTCTGGAAAAATGAAGTCCTCAAAATATGCTGACATTTCCACCAAAAGAATTTAAAGGGGCAAAAGTCTATCAAAACATGGGCACAGGCACAAAGCAAAATATAGCAAAACCCAAATCTGAACCAGAATTTACCAATTCAGGCTCATATCAGCCTTCAGAATGGGTGTAAGCATAGAGAAAAatcaccagcacagcacaggcaccAAGGACTCGCAGCAGAGCTGTACAAATAGATCTACGTTGTGTTGCACAAGCTGCTAATAGTGACAAATAAGTCTCTCATTCAGTAAcatctttcatctgtttttctatCAGGACTGCATTTCCAGCAATAACCAGGATAGAAGATTAAGAAAAAGTACTGCAGACGGGGTAGCAACAGTAAAGCTGAGTGGTTCATTACACCCATCTGAAAACGTGCCCTCCAAGCTTCAAAGCATAGACAGAAGACAAAGCAGCACAATGTTTATGAAAGACTACCAAGAGAAGGGTGAGGAAACTAATTCAATGAGGCTCCATAAACGGAGGAGGAGGTTCGTAATTAAGAAGAGCCCAATTCTGATTTCCACGAACAGTTCCACTCTCAACTTGCCCACAATTAAATCAGATGACAGAAATAACAAATGGAAAAGTCTCTACCAgatacaaagcaaaagaaagcaaataatgaaGGAAACTTGTTCTAAGTACAAGAGTAATAACAGAAGAATAATCACTCCTTACCACGTTTCTAGAATATTTGTAGAAGACAAATACAGAGTTTTATACTGTGAAGTACCAAAAGCTGGCTGCTCTAACTGGAAACGGGTGCTCATGGTTCTCAATGGGCTGGCTTCTTCCACTAAAGATATACAACACAACACAGTGCACTACGGCAACTATCTAAAAAGGCTGGATGGGTTTGACCGCAAAGGAATTTATCACAGGCTCAACACTTACACAAAGATGCTTTTTATTCGGGAACCTTTTGAAAAGCTGGTATCTGCATTTCGGGACAAGTTTGAACATCCAAACAATTACTATCATCCTGTATTTGGAAAAGCCATCATTTCCAGATACCGTGTCAATGCCACCAAAGAAGCATTAAGGACAGGCTCCGGAGTCAAATTTAAAGAGTTCATTCAATATCTCCTGGATGTACATAGGCCAGTGGGTATGGACATCCACTGGGATCACGTCAATAGGCTTTGCAGCCCATGTCTAATAGATTACGACTTTGTTGGGAAATTTGAAAGTATGGAAGAAGATGCAAACTTTTTCTTGCACCTCATTGGTGCTCCACAAAATTTGACTTTCCCTAAGTTCAAAGATAGGCACTCCAATGAAGAAAGAACTACCACAAAAATCACACAACAGTACTTTGCACAGCTTTCTCCCTCTCAAAGGCAACAAAGTTATGACTTTTACTACATGGATTATTTGATGTTTAACTACTCAAAACCTTTTGAAGATTTATATTGATTTGAGTGCTGGGAAACTTCCCGTATCAGTTGAACTTCATGACAAACCCAGGTGGCTTCTGTTTATACACGTCTGTTAGTAAGAATTGGTcaaagaacaggaaaacaaacccaaaacagaACATAAGTGGTTAGTGATGTTTACACCTTTACCTTAAATGCCTCCTTTTTCAAATCGTTTATGAAGTGTAAGTACATACGTGTATAATAATACTATATGTCAGGGCTCCCAAATAAAGCACATAATTTTCCATGCTGGTATGGCTTGTGTTTACAGTGGAAGGACAGTATGGAACTGGGGGAACACAGCTGTAAGCTCTACAgcaaatgtaatattttaagTTCTTCACTGgttagaaaatgaaatctttggAAATTACAGGGTAGCGAGAATAAATATGGAATAGATATATTTCATCAAAATCTGCAGTGCACCAAGCCACACACTAAGCAGGCATTATGTATAAAGTTAGTCAAATATTGCTATTTCctcacaatttttaaaaaaaggaaattatcaCACTGTTCAAAAAACACATTGGTGAAAACAATTAATACTCAGTCA
Coding sequences within:
- the CHST8 gene encoding carbohydrate sulfotransferase 8 — protein: MNHAGIKYNMGLQQPKKDCISSNNQDRRLRKSTADGVATVKLSGSLHPSENVPSKLQSIDRRQSSTMFMKDYQEKGEETNSMRLHKRRRRFVIKKSPILISTNSSTLNLPTIKSDDRNNKWKSLYQIQSKRKQIMKETCSKYKSNNRRIITPYHVSRIFVEDKYRVLYCEVPKAGCSNWKRVLMVLNGLASSTKDIQHNTVHYGNYLKRLDGFDRKGIYHRLNTYTKMLFIREPFEKLVSAFRDKFEHPNNYYHPVFGKAIISRYRVNATKEALRTGSGVKFKEFIQYLLDVHRPVGMDIHWDHVNRLCSPCLIDYDFVGKFESMEEDANFFLHLIGAPQNLTFPKFKDRHSNEERTTTKITQQYFAQLSPSQRQQSYDFYYMDYLMFNYSKPFEDLY